The proteins below are encoded in one region of Macrococcus armenti:
- a CDS encoding DUF2487 family protein — translation MLFNHRDLLLLNDQLDYIDTAIVPVIPVDYSQKLLKIADEYEMLQYVTLGTEQQFKGRLLVTPPVQLFDALNLVEIVTQQLKQFGFKHVVIVCPQTLNIEAENLHKVTVMPLESMDDNMKQEFIQDNVKALMKYIITIWNK, via the coding sequence ATGTTATTTAATCATCGAGATTTACTATTATTAAATGATCAGCTGGATTATATCGATACAGCGATTGTGCCAGTTATTCCTGTCGACTACAGTCAAAAACTTCTGAAAATTGCTGATGAATATGAGATGCTGCAATATGTAACGCTCGGCACTGAACAACAGTTTAAAGGACGACTGCTCGTTACACCACCGGTTCAATTATTTGATGCATTAAACCTAGTTGAAATTGTTACGCAGCAACTAAAACAATTTGGTTTTAAACATGTCGTAATCGTTTGTCCTCAAACTTTAAATATAGAAGCTGAAAATCTGCATAAAGTGACGGTAATGCCTTTAGAATCAATGGATGACAATATGAAACAGGAATTTATTCAGGACAATGTAAAAGCATTAATGAAATATATTATTACAATATGGAATAAATAA
- a CDS encoding YpiB family protein, which produces MEITNLINERQQFLKYLLMQHQIENKNTVWILNLLKDREDILSKIKFMRHDAMSNRLIIFNDFKIHLVLPHGIVTDAFVIFHYLLSLKHTLYLVYLPHNQKYMQIEMKEQLDLFVHSVDVNQIQDIERNLYIIQRNKIVKQHINNYIDNLIEVTLLNKDKERFNQLMNFKQMLGE; this is translated from the coding sequence ATGGAAATTACTAACTTAATAAATGAACGCCAGCAGTTCTTAAAGTATTTACTAATGCAGCATCAGATTGAAAATAAAAATACAGTCTGGATATTAAATTTATTAAAGGACAGAGAAGATATACTCAGTAAAATAAAATTTATGCGACATGATGCTATGAGTAATCGGCTCATAATTTTCAATGATTTTAAAATTCATCTCGTGCTTCCACATGGTATTGTGACAGATGCATTTGTAATATTTCATTACTTACTTTCATTAAAACATACACTTTATTTAGTTTATTTACCGCATAATCAAAAGTATATGCAAATTGAAATGAAAGAACAGCTCGATCTGTTTGTACATTCAGTTGATGTAAACCAGATACAAGATATTGAACGAAACTTATACATTATACAACGAAATAAAATTGTAAAACAACATATAAATAATTACATTGATAATCTCATTGAAGTAACGCTATTAAATAAAGATAAAGAACGTTTTAATCAGCTTATGAATTTTAAACAAATGTTAGGAGAATGA
- a CDS encoding tetratricopeptide repeat protein: MDINQLIDQIHLQHLEGLSENVKGALFTDDHDALYELGATLMQFGIVQEGKLVFERLFELYPEEPEVLSFYIESLIDTNEMDKALMILHGLPKTVERLLLEADIYQQQDMPEVAIDKVKEAYELSSEDPVLSFALAELYYFDGQYLPAVRNYETLINSGIDEINNIMLHLRIADSLLQTGDYEQAVMYYEKVDEKDYTSDDFFKKAISYQKADFIERAIQTLQTLLDKDPDYMQAYLLLVQLLESERKYEDAIIAGQKGIRLNEFYKELLADTGRIMIKMHNEKGTEYLIQALTIDPSYTEAGLVLADYYRKEEMYEEMIQLFTVVDEEDIDPEILWHLAYSYQQLEKDKEAKHFYKEAYNSLNENISFLKDYYYYSREIADNERSAQLLKIIVALEPDFDGNY, translated from the coding sequence ATGGATATTAATCAATTAATTGACCAAATTCATCTACAGCATTTAGAAGGGTTATCGGAAAATGTGAAAGGTGCATTGTTTACTGATGATCATGATGCGTTATACGAGCTCGGAGCAACATTAATGCAGTTTGGAATTGTACAGGAAGGTAAGCTTGTTTTTGAAAGATTATTTGAACTTTATCCTGAAGAGCCGGAAGTTCTAAGCTTCTATATTGAAAGTTTAATTGATACAAATGAAATGGATAAAGCATTAATGATCTTACACGGTTTACCAAAAACAGTAGAACGTTTATTGCTTGAAGCAGATATTTATCAGCAGCAGGATATGCCGGAAGTTGCAATTGATAAAGTGAAAGAAGCTTATGAATTGTCAAGTGAAGACCCAGTCCTTAGTTTCGCACTTGCTGAACTTTATTACTTTGATGGACAGTACTTACCAGCAGTTAGAAATTATGAGACGTTGATTAATAGTGGTATTGATGAAATCAATAATATCATGCTTCATTTAAGAATAGCTGACAGTTTATTACAAACAGGTGATTATGAACAGGCTGTAATGTATTATGAAAAAGTTGATGAAAAAGATTACACTAGTGATGACTTTTTCAAAAAAGCAATCAGTTACCAGAAAGCTGATTTTATAGAACGAGCTATACAAACACTTCAAACGTTACTTGATAAGGATCCAGATTATATGCAGGCATATTTATTACTTGTGCAGTTACTTGAAAGTGAGCGCAAATATGAAGATGCGATAATTGCTGGCCAAAAAGGTATTCGCTTAAATGAATTTTATAAAGAGTTGCTGGCAGATACAGGGCGTATTATGATTAAGATGCATAACGAAAAAGGAACAGAATATTTAATCCAGGCGTTAACGATTGATCCTTCATACACAGAAGCAGGTTTAGTTTTAGCGGACTATTACAGAAAAGAAGAGATGTATGAAGAAATGATCCAGCTGTTTACCGTCGTTGATGAAGAAGATATAGATCCTGAAATATTATGGCATCTTGCATATAGTTATCAACAACTGGAGAAAGATAAAGAAGCAAAGCATTTCTATAAGGAAGCATATAACAGTTTAAACGAAAATATATCATTCTTAAAAGACTATTACTATTACAGCAGAGAAATTGCAGACAATGAAAGAAGTGCACAACTGCTAAAAATAATCGTTGCTCTGGAACCGGATTTTGATGGAAATTACTAA
- the aroA gene encoding 3-phosphoshikimate 1-carboxyvinyltransferase — protein MKLKSIGPLKGEISVPGDKSITHRAIMLASLYNGETVIHKPLLGEDCLSTINIFRQLGVNISITSDKIIVDSPGYEAFHEPDDVLYTGNSGTTTRLLCGLLAGLPFKTVLDGDDSIRKRPMDRVIEPLRQMGVNIKGNENRFTPVVINEGTPSDINGIDYVMPVKSAQVKSALLFAGLFANSEVRITEQDISRNHTELMFNQSNIDLDVIDNTITLKPLSIDKLMMHDITIPGDISSAAFFIVAALIVPGSRIVLSNVGTNITRNGIIEVVKMMGGNIEINERSVNAEPVSDIIVSYTRDLNAITIEGELIPKLIDEIPVIALLLAHANGKSVIKDAEELKVKETNRIDTVVSEINALGYNIQPTHDGMIVYGQSRVDRTRDIFDSYNDHRIGMMLAIAALIELEPIEIHRFEAVNVSYPNFLEHIKQLKGDL, from the coding sequence ATGAAATTAAAATCTATCGGTCCACTAAAAGGTGAAATTTCCGTTCCTGGTGATAAATCCATTACGCATCGCGCAATAATGCTCGCGAGCCTTTATAATGGAGAAACGGTTATACATAAGCCGCTATTAGGTGAGGACTGTTTATCAACGATAAATATTTTCAGACAACTCGGTGTAAATATATCTATCACTTCAGATAAAATTATTGTCGATTCACCCGGATATGAAGCATTTCATGAACCGGATGACGTATTATATACAGGAAACTCAGGGACTACAACACGACTTTTATGTGGCTTATTGGCAGGTCTTCCGTTTAAAACAGTCTTAGATGGAGATGACTCTATTCGTAAACGTCCTATGGATCGCGTAATTGAGCCATTAAGACAAATGGGCGTGAATATAAAAGGTAATGAAAATCGATTTACGCCAGTTGTTATTAATGAAGGGACACCGTCTGACATCAATGGTATTGATTATGTTATGCCCGTAAAAAGTGCGCAAGTAAAAAGTGCACTCCTTTTTGCAGGATTGTTTGCAAATAGTGAAGTGCGAATTACTGAGCAGGATATTTCACGTAATCACACGGAGCTTATGTTCAATCAAAGCAATATTGATTTAGACGTTATTGATAATACAATTACATTAAAACCTTTAAGTATTGATAAATTAATGATGCACGACATTACGATACCAGGCGATATATCTTCTGCGGCATTTTTTATAGTTGCTGCGCTTATCGTACCAGGCAGCAGAATTGTTCTAAGTAATGTAGGGACGAATATAACTAGAAATGGTATTATTGAAGTCGTTAAAATGATGGGGGGTAATATCGAAATTAATGAGCGATCTGTTAATGCAGAGCCAGTAAGTGATATTATCGTTTCATATACAAGAGATTTAAACGCAATTACGATAGAGGGAGAATTAATTCCAAAATTAATTGATGAAATTCCTGTGATTGCGCTTTTACTTGCGCATGCGAACGGCAAAAGTGTAATAAAGGATGCTGAAGAACTTAAAGTGAAAGAAACAAACAGAATCGACACCGTCGTGTCTGAAATAAATGCATTAGGATACAACATACAACCGACTCATGACGGTATGATCGTTTATGGACAATCACGAGTAGATAGAACGCGTGATATATTTGATTCATATAATGACCATCGCATTGGAATGATGTTAGCAATTGCTGCACTTATTGAATTAGAACCGATAGAGATTCATCGTTTTGAAGCGGTCAATGTCTCATACCCTAATTTTTTAGAACATATTAAGCAGTTAAAAGGAGATTTATAA
- a CDS encoding 3-dehydroquinate synthase, which yields MKFTTNYKVNNYEIVVEHGALNLNYDFTQYDKRIALIDEHVYGLHSVAIESFIKQHHIEKMLIPFGEQVKTSAHYIKFTEQILTKQVTRNSCLFAIGGGATGDFTGFIAATVLRGIHFIQIPTTILAHDASIGGKTGINATTGKNLIGAFKRPDKVIYDLNFLKTLSQTEKLSGFAEIIKHVILSSTGKIIESKTLLQLMNDIPDKHALSHLNEIERWITFGIKTKMQVILEDEFENGIRKHLNFGHTFGHAIEFHHKLPHGVAVLHGMIFALILSGVEKSDLTLILTWMRRLGLQSLNFDEFNIYYKLMQNDKKNEASHINFVVYNASTGFHIRQFEEVQLQQTFEMLRKLEGEFL from the coding sequence ATGAAATTTACTACTAATTATAAAGTTAACAATTATGAAATTGTTGTGGAGCATGGGGCATTAAATTTAAACTATGATTTTACGCAATATGATAAACGTATCGCATTAATTGACGAACATGTATATGGATTACATAGCGTTGCTATTGAGTCTTTTATCAAACAACATCATATCGAAAAAATGCTTATTCCGTTTGGTGAGCAAGTAAAAACTTCAGCGCATTATATTAAATTCACTGAACAAATATTAACGAAGCAAGTTACGCGAAACAGCTGCCTGTTTGCAATTGGTGGTGGTGCTACAGGAGACTTTACCGGATTTATTGCAGCAACAGTGTTACGTGGCATTCATTTCATTCAAATTCCGACGACGATACTCGCACATGATGCGTCTATCGGAGGCAAAACCGGGATTAATGCAACTACGGGTAAAAATTTAATTGGCGCATTTAAACGTCCTGATAAAGTGATTTATGATTTGAATTTTCTTAAAACATTATCGCAAACTGAAAAACTCAGTGGTTTTGCTGAAATTATTAAACATGTAATACTGAGTAGTACAGGTAAAATAATTGAAAGTAAGACGCTTCTGCAATTGATGAATGATATTCCTGATAAACATGCATTAAGTCATCTTAACGAAATTGAGCGATGGATTACATTTGGCATAAAAACGAAGATGCAGGTAATATTAGAAGATGAATTCGAAAATGGCATTAGAAAGCATCTGAACTTCGGTCATACATTTGGTCATGCGATTGAGTTTCATCATAAATTGCCACACGGTGTTGCAGTATTACATGGTATGATTTTTGCGTTAATATTAAGTGGCGTTGAAAAGTCGGATTTAACTTTGATTTTAACCTGGATGAGACGTTTAGGTTTACAGTCATTAAATTTTGATGAATTTAATATTTATTATAAACTTATGCAGAATGATAAAAAAAATGAGGCATCACATATTAACTTTGTTGTTTATAATGCATCAACAGGCTTTCATATACGTCAATTTGAGGAAGTACAGCTACAGCAAACATTTGAGATGCTAAGAAAACTAGAAGGTGAGTTTTTATGA
- the aroC gene encoding chorismate synthase: MRFLTAGESHGPKLTVIIEGIPSNMALTSDMINKEMFKRQGGYGRGRRMQIEKDAVVITSGVRHGVTLGSPITIEINNDDHKHWLKIMGVEVTEDMTPDRRKITKPRPGHADLVGGMRYRHRDLRNVLERSSARETAARVAVGAVCKVLLNALGIEIYSRVIEIGGARDTGNYNLSEIKSKNDQNDVRCIDGTLAQKMRDKIDEAKSNGDSIGGEVQVIAEGVPAGLGSYVHYDRKLDGKIAQSVISINAFKAVSFGAGNDMKHLPGSKVQDPIGYDSAIGFNRMSNNLGGFEGGMTNGMPIVVNAVMKPIPTLYKPLQSIDIDTKEVYQASIERSDSCAVPAASVVCEHAVAFELAKEIINEFQSNDLNQLKENIARHNQFILEY, from the coding sequence ATGAGATTTCTAACAGCTGGAGAATCGCATGGTCCAAAGTTAACGGTTATTATTGAAGGGATTCCTTCTAATATGGCATTAACGAGTGACATGATCAATAAAGAAATGTTTAAGCGCCAAGGTGGGTATGGACGTGGGCGTCGTATGCAGATTGAGAAAGATGCAGTTGTAATAACGTCAGGTGTTCGTCATGGTGTGACACTCGGCAGCCCAATTACGATAGAAATTAATAATGATGATCATAAACATTGGTTAAAAATTATGGGTGTAGAAGTTACTGAAGATATGACGCCGGATCGCAGAAAAATTACAAAACCACGACCAGGTCATGCAGACTTAGTCGGTGGGATGAGGTATCGACATAGAGATTTAAGGAATGTTCTTGAGCGTTCCAGTGCGCGTGAGACTGCAGCTCGTGTAGCTGTCGGTGCTGTATGTAAAGTGCTCCTAAATGCATTAGGAATCGAAATTTATTCACGTGTCATTGAAATTGGTGGCGCCCGTGATACAGGTAATTACAATTTGTCTGAAATTAAGTCTAAGAATGATCAAAATGACGTACGTTGTATCGATGGTACATTGGCACAAAAAATGCGCGATAAAATTGATGAAGCAAAATCTAACGGTGACTCTATCGGTGGTGAAGTACAGGTGATTGCTGAAGGTGTACCGGCGGGACTTGGCAGCTATGTGCATTACGATAGAAAGCTTGATGGCAAAATTGCACAATCTGTTATTAGTATTAATGCTTTTAAAGCAGTAAGTTTTGGTGCAGGAAATGATATGAAACATTTACCTGGATCTAAAGTACAGGATCCAATCGGCTATGATAGCGCAATCGGATTTAATAGAATGTCTAACAATTTAGGTGGTTTTGAAGGTGGTATGACAAATGGTATGCCAATCGTTGTAAATGCCGTTATGAAGCCGATACCGACATTATACAAACCGCTTCAGTCCATTGATATTGATACGAAAGAAGTGTATCAGGCATCGATTGAACGCAGCGATAGTTGTGCAGTTCCTGCCGCATCAGTCGTTTGTGAACATGCTGTTGCATTTGAACTTGCGAAAGAAATAATAAATGAATTCCAGAGTAATGACTTAAATCAACTTAAAGAAAATATAGCACGTCACAACCAATTTATCCTTGAATATTAA
- the ndk gene encoding nucleoside-diphosphate kinase, with the protein MEKTFLMIKPDGVGRGLIGEIVKRIENKGIKVVGAKLMTVSEELAKTHYGEHSEKPFFGELVDFITSGPVFAMVLEGENVVEIGRTLVGKTNPAESAPGTIRGDFGMTVGKNIIHGSDSVASAEKEIALWFKEEEILSYDLVTSAWVY; encoded by the coding sequence ATGGAAAAAACATTTTTAATGATTAAACCTGACGGTGTAGGTCGCGGCCTTATCGGAGAGATTGTAAAACGTATCGAAAACAAAGGCATCAAAGTTGTTGGCGCTAAATTAATGACAGTTTCAGAAGAATTAGCAAAAACACATTACGGCGAGCACAGCGAAAAACCATTCTTCGGTGAATTAGTTGACTTTATTACTTCAGGACCAGTATTTGCGATGGTTCTTGAAGGAGAAAACGTAGTTGAAATCGGACGTACTTTAGTAGGTAAAACAAATCCTGCTGAAAGTGCACCTGGAACAATTCGCGGAGACTTTGGTATGACTGTTGGTAAAAACATCATCCATGGTTCAGATTCAGTAGCATCTGCTGAAAAAGAAATCGCGTTATGGTTCAAAGAAGAAGAAATTTTATCATATGACTTAGTAACATCTGCTTGGGTGTACTAA
- the hexs-b gene encoding hexaprenyl-diphosphate synthase large subunit: protein MIALSYKAFLNPYIIEVEKRLYECIQSDSESINKAAHHILSSGGKRVRPMFVLLSGFLNDTQKDNLIRTAVSLELVHMASLVHDDYIDNSDMRRGNTSVHIAFDKDTAIRTGHFLLARALQNIATINNSKFHQIFSKTILEVCFGEFDQMADRFNYPVSFTAYLRRINRKTAILIDASCHLGALSSQLDEQSTYHIKQFGHCIGMSYQIIDDILDYTSDEATLGKPVGSDIRNGHITYPLMAAIANLKERNDDELEVVVKQLTSTSEDEVYQYIVSQVKQYGIEPAEVLSRKYGDKAKYHLSQLQDSNIKNYLEEIHEKMLKRVY, encoded by the coding sequence ATGATTGCTTTGAGTTATAAAGCGTTTTTAAACCCATATATCATTGAAGTTGAAAAAAGGTTATATGAGTGTATTCAGAGTGATTCTGAATCGATAAACAAGGCGGCACACCATATATTAAGTTCAGGAGGAAAACGTGTTCGTCCGATGTTTGTATTGTTAAGTGGTTTTCTTAATGATACACAAAAGGATAACTTAATTCGTACTGCAGTATCTCTTGAGCTCGTTCATATGGCAAGTCTCGTTCATGATGATTACATAGACAATAGTGATATGCGTCGTGGGAATACTTCGGTTCATATAGCTTTTGATAAAGACACAGCAATTCGCACAGGACACTTTTTATTAGCACGTGCATTACAAAATATTGCAACTATCAATAATTCGAAATTCCATCAAATTTTTAGTAAAACGATACTTGAAGTTTGTTTCGGTGAATTCGACCAGATGGCAGATCGATTTAATTACCCTGTATCCTTTACTGCATATTTAAGACGTATTAATCGTAAAACAGCGATACTGATAGACGCAAGCTGTCATTTAGGGGCTCTCAGCTCACAGCTTGATGAACAATCCACATACCATATAAAACAATTTGGGCATTGTATTGGAATGAGTTATCAAATTATTGATGATATTCTAGATTACACAAGTGACGAAGCAACACTTGGTAAACCTGTCGGTAGCGATATAAGAAACGGTCATATTACGTATCCGCTTATGGCCGCTATCGCTAATTTGAAAGAGCGTAATGACGATGAACTTGAAGTGGTTGTTAAACAATTAACATCGACATCAGAAGATGAAGTGTATCAATATATTGTTTCGCAAGTTAAACAATATGGAATTGAACCTGCAGAAGTGCTGAGCAGAAAATATGGTGATAAAGCGAAATATCACTTGAGTCAATTACAGGATAGTAATATTAAAAATTATTTAGAAGAAATCCACGAAAAAATGTTAAAACGTGTTTATTAA
- a CDS encoding demethylmenaquinone methyltransferase, translating into MSKQLNGQEKSELVHNVFQNVSTKYDRLNDIISFNQHKSWRKYTMKQMNVKNGSKALDVCCGTGDWTIQMAQAVGKNGHVTGLDFSENMLSVAQEKTNHIQNIELIHGNAMALPFEDNVFDYTTIGFGLRNLPDYKKGLEEMYRVLKPGGMIVVLETSHPTMPVFKQGYKLYFKYVMPLFGKVFAKSMKEYSWLQQSAFEFPDKYTLAHLMAETGFTHIKFKGFTGGVSAMHLAYKPKEK; encoded by the coding sequence ATGAGTAAACAGTTAAATGGACAGGAAAAAAGTGAGCTTGTACATAATGTATTCCAGAATGTATCGACAAAGTATGACCGCCTCAACGATATCATAAGTTTTAATCAGCATAAATCCTGGCGTAAATATACGATGAAACAAATGAATGTTAAAAATGGGTCGAAAGCACTTGATGTATGCTGTGGTACTGGTGATTGGACAATTCAGATGGCACAGGCTGTCGGTAAAAATGGTCATGTTACAGGTCTTGATTTCAGTGAGAATATGTTAAGCGTTGCACAAGAAAAAACAAATCATATACAAAATATTGAATTGATTCATGGTAATGCGATGGCATTACCATTTGAAGATAATGTATTTGACTATACAACGATTGGTTTTGGTTTACGTAACTTACCGGATTATAAAAAAGGATTAGAAGAAATGTATCGTGTATTAAAGCCTGGCGGTATGATTGTCGTTTTAGAAACGAGTCATCCAACAATGCCAGTATTTAAACAAGGCTACAAATTATATTTCAAATACGTTATGCCTCTGTTTGGCAAAGTATTTGCTAAGTCAATGAAGGAATATAGCTGGTTACAGCAAAGTGCTTTTGAATTTCCTGATAAGTATACGTTAGCACATTTAATGGCTGAAACTGGATTTACACACATTAAATTTAAAGGATTTACTGGTGGCGTGAGTGCGATGCATCTTGCATACAAGCCGAAAGAAAAATAG
- the hexs-a gene encoding hexaprenyl-diphosphate synthase small subunit, translating to MRYLHKIELELKRLTSRYPYFKKIEFDAEIIKLVDNLNVDENVKCAIVAIDTSMRMQDLINEDNKDNYVLSTDVLSALFYKYLSEPFYQHDFLVLTDCVSRINELKSIRATITDEIALHNINKQIHYMFIQPYMNNEKVVSYE from the coding sequence ATGCGTTATTTACATAAAATTGAACTAGAATTAAAAAGACTTACAAGTCGATATCCATATTTCAAAAAAATTGAATTTGATGCTGAAATCATTAAGCTCGTTGATAATCTAAATGTCGATGAAAATGTAAAGTGTGCGATTGTTGCCATTGATACGAGTATGCGTATGCAGGATTTGATCAATGAAGATAATAAAGACAATTATGTACTATCAACGGATGTTTTGAGTGCATTATTTTATAAGTATTTATCAGAGCCATTTTATCAGCATGATTTTTTAGTACTGACGGATTGTGTAAGTCGTATCAATGAATTAAAATCAATAAGAGCAACGATAACAGACGAAATTGCTTTGCATAATATTAATAAACAAATTCATTATATGTTCATACAACCTTATATGAACAATGAGAAAGTGGTGTCTTATGAGTAA
- a CDS encoding HU family DNA-binding protein, which produces MNKTDLINAVADSANLTKKEAGLAVDAVFESIQKSLSNGEKVQLIGFGNFEVRERAARKGRNPQTGDEIEIPASKVPAFKAGKALKDAVK; this is translated from the coding sequence ATGAACAAAACAGATTTAATCAATGCTGTTGCTGATAGCGCTAACTTAACTAAGAAAGAAGCTGGTTTAGCAGTAGATGCTGTTTTCGAATCAATTCAAAAATCATTATCTAATGGTGAGAAAGTACAATTAATTGGTTTCGGTAACTTTGAAGTTCGCGAACGTGCTGCACGTAAAGGACGTAATCCGCAAACTGGTGATGAAATTGAAATCCCAGCAAGCAAAGTTCCAGCATTCAAAGCTGGTAAAGCATTAAAAGATGCAGTTAAATAA
- a CDS encoding DUF2768 domain-containing protein, translated as MFNISRMDLMWVSFYSLGLMLAAMILIYVARFKITNKPLNIFVTFLAYAALVISALLMFIVLGGSSHA; from the coding sequence ATGTTTAATATATCTAGAATGGACTTAATGTGGGTTTCGTTTTATTCGTTAGGGTTAATGCTTGCAGCAATGATATTAATTTATGTTGCACGCTTTAAAATTACGAATAAACCATTAAATATATTTGTAACGTTTTTAGCATATGCGGCACTAGTAATAAGTGCACTATTAATGTTTATCGTGTTAGGTGGTTCCAGTCATGCGTAA
- a CDS encoding NAD(P)H-dependent glycerol-3-phosphate dehydrogenase, translated as MMKVSVIGTGSWGTALANVLSENGHDVLMWGKTKATIEEINTHHTNEKYLKDIDLHVKLAASDVLEDVVHHAEIIIIAVPTKAIRSVMQQINQVINNKKTFIHVSKGIEPHTFKRISEMISEEIDIENMEGVAVLSGPSHAEELALKHPTTVAVASENETIRQIAQDIFMNEYFRIYTNDDLVGVEIGGALKNIIALAAGITDGLGYGDNAKAALMTRGLAEITRLGTRMGADPMTFLGLAGIGDLIVTCTSVHSRNWKCGNMLGKGLTLEEALSNMGMVVEGVRTTEAANEMADAFGVEMPITQSLYKVLFEGLDVHEGVQNLMNREKTNE; from the coding sequence ATGATGAAAGTTTCAGTTATTGGAACGGGTTCGTGGGGGACTGCATTAGCGAATGTACTCTCAGAAAATGGTCATGACGTATTAATGTGGGGGAAGACGAAAGCGACAATTGAAGAGATTAATACGCATCATACAAATGAAAAGTATTTAAAAGATATTGATTTACATGTTAAATTAGCTGCATCTGACGTTCTTGAAGATGTCGTACATCATGCAGAAATTATTATTATTGCTGTACCAACGAAAGCAATACGTTCTGTAATGCAGCAAATCAATCAAGTAATTAATAATAAAAAAACTTTTATACATGTATCAAAAGGTATCGAACCGCATACGTTTAAGCGAATATCCGAAATGATTTCTGAAGAGATAGACATTGAAAATATGGAAGGTGTAGCTGTACTTAGCGGACCGAGCCATGCAGAAGAACTCGCGCTCAAACACCCGACAACAGTTGCTGTCGCAAGTGAGAATGAAACGATTCGACAAATTGCGCAAGATATCTTTATGAATGAATATTTCAGAATTTATACAAATGATGATTTAGTCGGTGTCGAAATCGGCGGGGCATTAAAAAATATTATCGCACTAGCCGCAGGTATTACAGATGGTTTAGGTTATGGAGATAATGCGAAAGCAGCTTTAATGACAAGAGGACTTGCTGAAATTACGCGTTTAGGCACAAGAATGGGTGCAGATCCAATGACATTCTTAGGTCTTGCCGGAATCGGTGATCTTATCGTAACGTGTACTTCTGTACACTCAAGAAACTGGAAGTGTGGTAATATGCTCGGTAAAGGTTTAACGCTAGAAGAAGCATTAAGCAATATGGGCATGGTAGTAGAAGGTGTTCGTACGACTGAAGCGGCAAATGAAATGGCTGACGCATTCGGTGTTGAAATGCCGATTACACAATCATTATACAAAGTTTTATTTGAAGGACTCGATGTACACGAAGGTGTACAAAATTTAATGAATAGAGAAAAAACGAACGAATAG